A stretch of Carboxydothermus pertinax DNA encodes these proteins:
- a CDS encoding cytochrome c3 family protein — protein sequence MKRKKIWLFLLLALLLVTLPTVALAAKVEENLKNNEWCFKCHGAIGLKMVWDGATISLYIDPEKYRASMHGTNKCQTCHPGVNTYPHPPVPSREKFLTEVNKNCRYCHDYVVKTFAGSVHDRDNVYCFSCHTSHTIFKSTDSRASTYRNNIVSTCAQCHQGQVLKSYEESFHGKAVALGSKTAASCTDCHGTHNIFSKSDLRSLTNPANLPSTCARCHVFPRKNFANGAEHFVKKPSGNGKVVYYTEKFFVWLTISVVVLTLTHIEMELYRRSKKIKAQKTLGVTGGRSYER from the coding sequence GTGAAAAGAAAAAAAATATGGTTATTTTTACTTCTAGCTCTTTTGCTGGTAACTCTACCCACCGTAGCCCTGGCCGCTAAAGTAGAAGAAAATTTAAAAAATAACGAATGGTGTTTTAAATGTCACGGGGCTATTGGTTTAAAAATGGTGTGGGATGGGGCTACAATTTCGCTGTATATTGATCCAGAAAAATACCGGGCGTCGATGCACGGAACGAATAAGTGTCAAACCTGTCATCCGGGAGTTAATACCTATCCCCATCCACCAGTTCCCAGCAGGGAGAAGTTTTTAACGGAAGTAAATAAAAATTGTCGTTACTGCCATGATTATGTGGTAAAAACTTTTGCCGGTTCAGTCCACGATCGGGATAATGTTTACTGTTTTTCCTGCCATACTTCCCACACTATTTTTAAAAGTACGGACTCACGGGCTTCAACCTACCGGAACAATATAGTCAGTACCTGTGCCCAGTGTCATCAAGGCCAGGTCTTAAAAAGTTATGAGGAGAGTTTCCATGGTAAAGCTGTGGCCTTAGGAAGTAAAACGGCGGCAAGCTGTACTGATTGCCATGGCACTCACAATATTTTTTCTAAGAGCGATTTACGTTCCTTAACCAATCCTGCCAATTTACCTTCAACCTGTGCCCGCTGCCATGTATTCCCCAGAAAAAACTTTGCTAATGGTGCCGAACATTTTGTGAAAAAACCTTCCGGCAATGGCAAGGTGGTTTATTATACGGAGAAGTTTTTTGTCTGGCTAACCATTTCCGTTGTGGTGTTAACTTTAACTCACATTGAAATGGAATTGTACCGGCGTTCTAAGAAAATAAAAGCCCAGAAGACACTGGGCGTGACTGGGGGAAGGAGTTATGAGCGGTAA
- the minD gene encoding septum site-determining protein MinD: MGEAIVITSGKGGVGKTTTTANLGTALALAGQKVVLVDTDIGLRNLDVVLGLENRIVYDLVDVVQGNCRLKQALIKDKRLEGLYLLPAAQTKDKTAVSPEQMRNLVSELKKEFDYVLIDCPAGIEQGFKNAIAGADRGIVVTTPEVSAVRDADRIIGLLEAEGIKNPRLIINRIRPKMVRTGDMMGIEDIIEILAIDLLGVIPDDETIIVTTNKGEPAVYDQHSRAGQAYRNIARRIMGEEVPLMNLEEEGLLDKVKKFFGINR, from the coding sequence ATGGGGGAAGCAATAGTTATTACCTCAGGCAAGGGTGGCGTCGGGAAAACGACGACTACCGCCAATTTAGGAACTGCCCTGGCGCTGGCAGGACAAAAAGTTGTTCTGGTTGATACCGATATCGGGCTTCGTAATCTTGATGTGGTTTTAGGATTAGAAAACCGTATAGTCTATGACTTGGTAGATGTAGTCCAGGGGAATTGCCGGTTAAAACAAGCGCTTATTAAAGATAAACGTTTAGAAGGACTGTATCTTTTACCTGCTGCCCAAACCAAAGATAAAACAGCGGTAAGTCCGGAGCAAATGCGGAATCTGGTCAGTGAACTAAAAAAAGAGTTTGATTACGTGTTAATTGACTGCCCGGCAGGCATTGAGCAGGGCTTTAAAAATGCTATAGCTGGTGCGGACCGGGGAATTGTGGTGACTACGCCGGAAGTATCGGCAGTACGAGATGCCGACCGGATAATTGGCCTTTTAGAAGCGGAAGGGATTAAAAACCCCCGGCTTATTATTAACCGTATTCGTCCCAAAATGGTTAGAACCGGCGATATGATGGGAATTGAAGATATAATTGAAATTTTGGCTATTGACCTTTTAGGAGTTATTCCCGATGATGAAACCATTATAGTAACTACTAATAAAGGAGAGCCGGCGGTCTATGACCAGCACTCCCGGGCGGGACAGGCTTACAGGAACATTGCTCGCCGAATTATGGGCGAAGAAGTTCCACTTATGAACTTAGAAGAAGAAGGGCTTTTAGATAAAGTTAAAAAGTTTTTTGGTATTAACCGCTAG
- the minC gene encoding septum site-determining protein MinC, whose amino-acid sequence MENTLLIDKTLRSGQKVNYSGNVVILGDVNPGAEVVATGSIIVLGTVRGIVHAGAEGFKKAVVLAFRLLPTQLRIADHITRPPDDELVGDTFSPEIALIKDDMVVIESYEGNLGKLLK is encoded by the coding sequence TTGGAAAATACTTTACTGATAGATAAAACCTTGCGTTCTGGTCAAAAGGTAAATTATTCCGGTAACGTGGTAATTTTAGGGGATGTCAACCCAGGAGCGGAAGTGGTGGCTACAGGAAGTATTATTGTGCTGGGGACGGTAAGGGGTATAGTGCACGCTGGTGCCGAAGGATTTAAAAAAGCGGTGGTGTTGGCCTTTCGCTTGTTACCTACCCAGCTTCGAATTGCGGATCATATTACCCGGCCACCGGATGATGAATTAGTTGGAGATACCTTTAGTCCGGAAATTGCCTTAATTAAAGATGATATGGTGGTTATAGAAAGCTACGAGGGGAATCTTGGAAAGCTTTTAAAATAA
- a CDS encoding NapC/NirT family cytochrome c, producing MLDKKFWGIITILLLAIAFSFLCYSYVQLTYERKISNPQFCVSCHEMKYAYMSWKKTSHSTVACQNCHTNIDLFKMVYRHRLIQPKGQVIKKVVVYDQNCEKCHLRNRQITPPWDLKDPHSIHLQKGLYCVDCHYNVAHGKTNFLAKSEWTTYYSDGILNKIDTLTSNQNQVEKNTCLKCHNGKMAPNNCEACHLKNSSKIKIATR from the coding sequence TTGCTTGACAAAAAGTTCTGGGGAATTATTACTATCCTCCTGCTGGCAATTGCTTTTAGCTTCCTTTGCTACAGCTATGTTCAGCTGACCTATGAAAGAAAAATTAGTAACCCCCAGTTTTGTGTTAGCTGCCACGAAATGAAATACGCCTATATGAGCTGGAAAAAAACCAGCCACAGTACGGTAGCTTGTCAAAATTGCCATACTAACATTGATTTATTTAAAATGGTTTATCGCCACCGATTAATTCAGCCTAAGGGTCAGGTAATTAAAAAAGTAGTGGTTTATGATCAGAATTGCGAAAAATGTCATTTGCGTAACCGCCAAATAACTCCACCCTGGGATTTAAAAGATCCCCATTCGATTCATTTGCAAAAAGGGCTGTATTGCGTAGATTGCCATTATAATGTAGCCCACGGTAAAACTAATTTTCTGGCAAAGAGCGAATGGACGACTTATTATAGCGATGGGATTTTAAATAAGATTGATACCCTAACTTCTAACCAAAACCAAGTGGAAAAAAATACTTGTCTTAAATGTCACAACGGCAAAATGGCACCCAATAACTGTGAGGCTTGCCATCTTAAAAACAGTTCCAAAATTAAAATAGCTACTCGATAA
- a CDS encoding formate dehydrogenase subunit gamma, translated as MSGKAYERFNIHHRIQHIMMFVSFFICTFTGIAIKYDQSSYARGFTRLLGGFENLLALHLVGAAIMLIGSCLYHLVYLLVYALVTRKLSFEALPTLKDFQDLYQNLKYFLGLSPEKPKFTRFSYKEKFDYWAVFWGIFIIGGSGLMMWFPDVAAKFFPRYIIDAARAAHSDEAILAIVVIFTWHFFNVHFNPDFFPGSLVWFHGKLTEEQMEEEHPMELKKLLKVKGREG; from the coding sequence ATGAGCGGTAAGGCTTACGAGCGTTTTAATATTCATCACCGGATTCAACACATTATGATGTTTGTAAGTTTCTTCATCTGTACTTTTACTGGAATTGCCATTAAATACGACCAAAGTAGTTATGCCCGGGGTTTTACCAGGCTCTTAGGAGGATTTGAAAATCTTTTAGCTCTTCACCTGGTAGGGGCGGCAATCATGCTTATTGGCAGTTGTTTGTACCATCTTGTCTACCTTCTGGTATATGCTTTAGTTACCCGTAAGCTTTCTTTTGAAGCCCTACCCACTTTAAAAGATTTCCAAGATCTTTACCAGAATCTCAAATATTTCTTAGGCCTATCACCGGAAAAGCCGAAGTTTACCCGTTTTTCCTACAAAGAAAAATTTGACTACTGGGCAGTATTTTGGGGGATTTTTATAATTGGCGGATCCGGGTTAATGATGTGGTTTCCGGATGTTGCTGCAAAATTTTTCCCCCGCTATATAATTGATGCTGCCCGGGCGGCTCACAGTGATGAAGCTATTTTAGCCATTGTTGTAATCTTTACCTGGCACTTTTTCAACGTTCATTTTAACCCCGATTTCTTTCCGGGAAGTTTGGTCTGGTTTCATGGAAAATTAACGGAAGAACAAATGGAAGAAGAACATCCCATGGAGCTTAAAAAGCTTCTGAAAGTTAAAGGACGGGAGGGGTAA
- the mrdA gene encoding penicillin-binding protein 2, with amino-acid sequence MRKNLKVNLSWMGVIVTVLVVILWVRLFYLQVYATAKYQALARQNSIRIIDVKAPRGEILDRNGKKIVTNKAVYTVSLLFTGLKNADTILPKLAQILQVSEKDLRTKIKESKARPYEPIRLATDVPWEVVAKIEERRYELPGVTVSIEPARDYPYGTLLAHVVGYIQEIKDTQLKEHKAEGYKLGDMFGQTGLESYYESILRGKNGGREIEVDARGTPVRDLGIKTRAEQGNSLVLTIDADLQKVAEESLKNTIVSLQKNYPDAKAGAVVVLDVKTGEVLAMASYPTFDPAAFPKGLTQKQVDEYIRNPEKPLYNRAISATYPPGSTFKMVTGTAALLNRVTTPAETISDPGYYKLGNKVFKDWNPRGHGVVDFIKAIKESCNVYFWTMARRLGVEKIAEVGKKFGLGMMTGIDLPGESSGLLPTPEWKKEINTAIIEKNLKPKLNKIKSDYELKISQAKTSEEKKRLEAERDKKIQAINQQIGIYRWETEWQQYDTINMAIGQGYNNFTILQLADYVAMLANGGIRYQPHLVKKIINNKGQVVQEIKPKVLSRFNIPPDVLNYVRQGMREVTLPGGTAGGVFAGFPIAVAAKTGTAQVLGKDDHGLFVAYAPYENPQIAIAAIIEHGGHGGSSAGLVARDILAFYFKVQKINTRVVGPVE; translated from the coding sequence ATGAGGAAAAACCTCAAGGTAAATCTTAGCTGGATGGGAGTTATAGTCACGGTTTTGGTAGTAATCTTATGGGTCAGACTTTTTTATCTTCAGGTGTATGCTACTGCAAAATACCAGGCATTGGCGCGACAAAATTCAATCAGGATAATAGATGTTAAAGCGCCCCGGGGAGAAATCTTAGACCGAAACGGGAAAAAAATTGTTACCAATAAAGCAGTTTATACCGTATCGCTTTTGTTTACTGGCTTAAAAAATGCCGATACCATACTTCCCAAACTTGCCCAAATCCTTCAGGTATCGGAAAAAGATTTAAGAACAAAAATTAAAGAATCCAAAGCCCGGCCTTACGAACCGATACGTCTTGCCACCGATGTTCCCTGGGAGGTGGTGGCGAAAATTGAAGAACGGCGGTATGAACTTCCTGGCGTAACTGTAAGCATTGAGCCGGCCCGGGATTACCCCTATGGCACTCTTTTGGCCCACGTGGTGGGCTACATTCAGGAAATAAAAGATACTCAGCTAAAGGAGCATAAAGCGGAAGGTTATAAACTGGGGGATATGTTTGGTCAAACGGGGCTGGAGAGTTATTACGAATCAATTTTACGGGGGAAGAATGGTGGCCGGGAAATTGAAGTGGACGCCAGGGGTACTCCAGTTAGAGACTTAGGGATTAAAACCCGAGCAGAACAGGGAAATTCTTTGGTCTTAACCATAGATGCGGACTTACAAAAAGTGGCTGAGGAAAGCCTTAAAAATACCATAGTTTCCCTGCAAAAAAACTATCCCGATGCTAAAGCAGGAGCAGTAGTTGTCCTTGATGTAAAAACTGGAGAAGTACTGGCGATGGCCAGCTATCCAACTTTTGATCCGGCAGCGTTTCCCAAGGGGCTTACCCAGAAACAGGTAGATGAATATATAAGAAATCCGGAAAAGCCCCTATATAACCGGGCTATATCGGCAACTTACCCTCCTGGTTCAACTTTTAAAATGGTAACCGGTACTGCAGCCCTATTAAACCGGGTGACTACGCCGGCGGAAACAATTTCTGACCCCGGCTATTACAAATTAGGCAATAAAGTGTTTAAAGACTGGAACCCCCGGGGGCATGGAGTGGTAGATTTTATTAAAGCTATCAAGGAATCCTGTAACGTATACTTTTGGACCATGGCCCGGCGGCTTGGAGTAGAAAAAATTGCCGAGGTTGGGAAAAAATTTGGGCTGGGTATGATGACTGGTATTGACCTTCCAGGAGAAAGCTCAGGACTGTTACCAACACCCGAGTGGAAAAAAGAAATTAATACGGCTATCATTGAAAAAAATTTAAAGCCAAAATTAAATAAAATAAAAAGTGATTACGAGTTAAAAATATCTCAGGCCAAAACTTCTGAAGAGAAAAAGCGGCTGGAGGCGGAGAGGGACAAAAAGATTCAGGCCATAAACCAGCAAATTGGAATTTACCGCTGGGAAACCGAGTGGCAACAGTATGATACGATAAATATGGCTATTGGCCAGGGGTATAACAATTTTACTATCTTGCAGCTAGCGGATTATGTAGCAATGCTGGCTAATGGTGGTATTCGCTATCAGCCGCATTTGGTAAAAAAGATAATTAACAATAAAGGGCAAGTGGTCCAGGAAATAAAGCCCAAAGTATTAAGCAGATTTAATATTCCACCGGATGTTTTAAACTATGTCCGCCAGGGCATGCGGGAGGTAACTTTACCGGGGGGTACTGCTGGCGGAGTTTTTGCCGGATTTCCGATTGCGGTTGCAGCTAAAACCGGTACAGCCCAGGTTTTAGGTAAAGATGACCATGGTTTATTTGTGGCGTATGCTCCTTATGAAAATCCACAAATTGCTATTGCTGCAATTATAGAACACGGAGGACATGGAGGGTCATCGGCTGGCCTTGTAGCCCGGGATATTTTAGCTTTTTATTTTAAGGTGCAGAAAATAAATACCCGGGTAGTTGGTCCGGTAGAATGA
- the mreD gene encoding rod shape-determining protein MreD gives MSNLRAVFYFLLFYLISETVFSRLAVNGIKPDLILILTVILSFLYGPPRGAFFGMLGGLVEDLYSGRFVGLNTLVKMITGFLAGVLEGKVYPENWWFPGVIVFVLTFIKDFFYVSFLNLLGIKISLVEAFTGMMPGEAVYNFLLTPFIYYLFYRTVRGKRP, from the coding sequence ATGTCAAATTTACGGGCGGTATTTTATTTTTTGTTATTTTACCTAATATCAGAGACGGTGTTTAGCCGTCTTGCGGTTAACGGGATAAAGCCAGATTTAATTTTAATTTTAACGGTTATTTTAAGCTTTTTATATGGTCCCCCCCGGGGGGCCTTTTTCGGTATGCTGGGTGGCCTGGTTGAAGACTTATATTCTGGTCGTTTTGTTGGTTTAAATACTCTGGTAAAAATGATTACAGGGTTTTTAGCCGGGGTATTGGAAGGTAAAGTATATCCGGAAAACTGGTGGTTTCCGGGGGTTATTGTGTTTGTGTTGACTTTTATCAAGGATTTTTTTTACGTTTCGTTTTTAAATCTTTTAGGCATTAAGATTTCACTGGTTGAGGCATTTACGGGAATGATGCCCGGGGAGGCGGTATATAATTTTCTTTTAACACCTTTTATTTATTATTTGTTTTACCGAACAGTTAGGGGGAAAAGGCCATGA
- the minE gene encoding cell division topological specificity factor MinE, whose translation MLEFLMKLFGKEQQNSKTMAKERLRLVLVQDRTNVSPELLQNLKEDLIAVITKYMEIDEKALEVNIDTHEEQVALIANIPIKNVKRKVNAHAN comes from the coding sequence GTGCTGGAGTTTTTAATGAAACTTTTTGGTAAAGAGCAACAAAATAGCAAAACTATGGCTAAAGAACGCTTGAGACTGGTTTTGGTGCAAGATAGGACCAATGTTTCCCCGGAGCTATTACAAAATTTAAAAGAGGATTTAATAGCAGTAATCACAAAATACATGGAGATAGACGAAAAAGCTCTCGAAGTAAATATTGATACTCATGAAGAACAGGTGGCGCTAATTGCCAATATTCCAATTAAAAACGTAAAAAGAAAGGTAAATGCACATGCTAATTAA